The stretch of DNA AACATTGAATCCCCATTTAAACCAGATGAGATGTTTTTTTCCATAACAGATCTGAAGGGAATAATACTGACCGGAAATGATGTTTTTTACAGAACAAGTAAATATTCTAAAGAAGAAATGATAGGAGCTCCCCACAACATAATAAGGCACCCTGATATGCCAAGGATAATTTTTAAACTTCTATGGGATTACATAAAATCTGGTAAACCTATTATAGCCTACGTGAAAAACATGGCAAAGGACGGCAGTTACTACTGGGTTCTTGCCACTGTAATGCCACTAAAAGATGAAAACGGGAAAAACAAAAAATATGTATCCATAAGAATAAAACCAACAACAGAATACCTTGACCTTGTAAACAGGCTTTATAAAGAGCTTCTTGAGGCTGAAAAATCAGGGGGAATGGAGGCTTCCTATAAACTTCTTATGGAATCATTAAAAAAATTAGGTTTTGAATCCTATGACGAGTTTATGAAGGTTATTCTTTCAAAAGAACTTGAGTCAAAAAAAGATATACTTAAAGTTGAGGACACCCACATCTCAGAAACAGGAAAAGAGTTTTACCAGATAATAAGAACTGTTTTTGGGGAAGCAAAAAAGCTTGATCAGGTTTACAACAGCATTTACAAAAAAATAAACGCTTTTGAGGAGTTTGCCAGAATACTACATGAAAAGTCAGACAGGATATTCAGTTTGACAGATTACATAAGGCTGATATCCCTAAACTCATCTGTTGAGTCTTTTAAGCTGGGAAGCAAGGGGGCATCTTTTTCTGTTTTATCTGCAGAGATGAGGAAAAACTCCGAGATGGGCAACAAGATCATTGAGGAGATGAGAAAGCTAACAGAAATGATAATGGAAAACATGGATAAGATCGTTATTCTGATTAATATATCCAAACTACAGATAGTTATGATAACAAAGTTTCTGAGAGAAGTTCT from Persephonella sp. encodes:
- a CDS encoding PAS domain-containing methyl-accepting chemotaxis protein; amino-acid sequence: MHYRTKVQPKNIESPFKPDEMFFSITDLKGIILTGNDVFYRTSKYSKEEMIGAPHNIIRHPDMPRIIFKLLWDYIKSGKPIIAYVKNMAKDGSYYWVLATVMPLKDENGKNKKYVSIRIKPTTEYLDLVNRLYKELLEAEKSGGMEASYKLLMESLKKLGFESYDEFMKVILSKELESKKDILKVEDTHISETGKEFYQIIRTVFGEAKKLDQVYNSIYKKINAFEEFARILHEKSDRIFSLTDYIRLISLNSSVESFKLGSKGASFSVLSAEMRKNSEMGNKIIEEMRKLTEMIMENMDKIVILINISKLQIVMITKFLREVLKNVENHSSQEEMEEIEENIRDLLHLLITDAREIMENSEKMQKHLRDIDEHMK